In a single window of the Luteibacter rhizovicinus DSM 16549 genome:
- a CDS encoding LacI family DNA-binding transcriptional regulator, whose product MATVSRALQRPEMVSEDTRERIYEVVKRLGYTPNALARNLRTARTRLIVALLPDIANPFFSEVIRGIEQVAYENGYSVLLGETQSNLVREQAYADMVAARQADGMITMFHRVPAIPMAGRLPLVNACEYVKDSAISSVYVDNVAASAAAVDYLVALGHRDIAFIAGPSSSPICVDREQGYHKALKRAKIAIDPALTAVGDFSIEAGERAVEMFRAQGRTFSAVFCANDEMAIGAMRALISSGLRIPEDVSVVGFDDIRFSRYTTPPLTTVSQPKNALGREAMTMLIEILNDPEVPPRKRVLTAELVVRGSTGPR is encoded by the coding sequence GTGGCAACTGTTTCCCGTGCACTGCAACGACCGGAAATGGTGAGCGAGGATACGCGGGAGCGCATCTACGAGGTCGTCAAACGCCTCGGCTATACGCCCAATGCGCTCGCGCGCAACCTGCGGACGGCACGGACGCGGCTGATCGTCGCGCTGCTTCCCGACATCGCCAATCCGTTCTTCTCGGAAGTGATCCGAGGTATCGAGCAGGTCGCCTACGAGAACGGATACTCCGTGCTGCTGGGCGAGACGCAGAGCAATCTCGTGCGCGAACAGGCCTATGCCGACATGGTCGCCGCTCGCCAGGCCGACGGCATGATTACGATGTTCCATCGCGTGCCAGCGATTCCCATGGCCGGGCGCCTGCCGCTCGTCAACGCCTGCGAATACGTCAAGGACAGCGCCATCTCCAGCGTCTATGTCGACAACGTCGCGGCGTCGGCAGCGGCGGTCGACTACCTCGTGGCCCTGGGCCACCGCGATATCGCCTTCATCGCTGGGCCGTCGTCGAGCCCGATCTGCGTCGATCGCGAGCAGGGCTACCACAAGGCGCTGAAGCGGGCGAAGATCGCCATCGATCCTGCGCTCACCGCCGTCGGTGATTTCTCGATCGAAGCTGGCGAACGCGCCGTCGAGATGTTCCGCGCGCAGGGCAGGACCTTCAGCGCGGTGTTCTGCGCCAACGACGAAATGGCCATCGGCGCCATGCGCGCCCTGATCTCCAGTGGCTTGCGCATTCCCGAAGACGTCTCCGTGGTCGGCTTCGACGACATCCGTTTTTCCCGCTACACCACACCACCCTTGACCACCGTTTCCCAGCCGAAGAACGCGCTGGGACGCGAGGCCATGACGATGCTGATCGAGATCCTCAACGACCCGGAGGTACCCCCGCGCAAGCGGGTGTTGACCGCCGAGCTGGTCGTGCGAGGATCGACCGGGCCTCGATAG
- the tssB gene encoding type VI secretion system contractile sheath small subunit, whose translation MAKPSSQKFIARNRAPRVQIEYDVELYGAQKKVSIPFVMGVMSDLSGASAGDLPPVEERKALEIDVDNFNDRLESIRPTVSFNVPNTLTGEGNLAIEMLFSHLDDFSPAAIARHVEPLAKLLEARTQLANLGTYLDGKAGAEKLIAQAIQDPALLAALAATRSATTDTKED comes from the coding sequence ATGGCCAAGCCGAGCAGCCAGAAGTTCATTGCGCGTAATCGCGCCCCGCGCGTCCAGATCGAATACGACGTCGAGCTCTACGGCGCCCAGAAGAAAGTGAGCATCCCGTTCGTCATGGGCGTCATGTCGGACCTTTCCGGCGCGAGCGCTGGTGACCTGCCGCCCGTGGAAGAGCGCAAGGCGCTCGAGATCGACGTCGACAACTTCAACGACCGCCTGGAGTCGATCCGGCCGACGGTGTCGTTCAACGTTCCCAATACGCTGACGGGCGAGGGCAACCTGGCCATCGAGATGCTCTTCAGCCACTTAGACGACTTTTCGCCGGCGGCGATCGCCCGCCACGTCGAGCCCCTGGCGAAGCTGCTCGAGGCGCGCACGCAACTGGCCAACCTCGGTACCTACCTGGACGGCAAAGCGGGTGCGGAGAAGCTGATCGCGCAGGCCATCCAGGATCCCGCGCTGCTCGCGGCGCTTGCCGCGACGCGTTCGGCCACCACCGATACAAAGGAAGACTGA
- the tssC gene encoding type VI secretion system contractile sheath large subunit produces the protein MATTQTQAAEALVQTTEGGDFAALLSKEFRPKSERARVEVESAVRTLAEQVLDRSDIVSDDVTQTINAYIAEIDRKLSEQVNLILHHPDFQKLEGAWRGLHHLVSNTETDPQLKIRVINLSKNDLGRTLKRYKGTAWDQSPIFKKVYEEEYGQLGGEPYGCLIGDYYFDHGPQDVELLRGMAQVAAASHAPFIAAAAPGLLGMDGWSELANPRDLAKIYSTPDYAAWRSLRDSEDAKYVALTMPRTLSRLPYGAKTDPVDEFDFEEDTSGADSTKYTWQNAAYAMGVNINRSFKQYGWCTRIRGVESGGTVDNLPAHVFPTDDGGVDMKCPTEIAITDRRSAELDKMGLMPVVHRKNSDMAAFIGAQSLARPEEYDDPDATANAALSARLPYMFACSRFAHYLKCIVRDKIGSFSTREQMQDWLTRWILNYVDGDPVNSNEETKARKPLAAAQVVVEEVEGNPGYYTSKFYLKPHYQLEGLTVSLRLVARLPSGKAA, from the coding sequence ATGGCGACCACGCAGACCCAAGCCGCCGAGGCTCTTGTCCAGACCACCGAGGGTGGCGACTTCGCCGCCTTGCTTTCCAAGGAATTCCGCCCGAAAAGCGAGCGTGCACGTGTCGAGGTCGAATCGGCCGTCCGCACGCTGGCCGAGCAGGTGTTGGATCGCTCGGACATCGTTTCCGACGATGTCACGCAGACGATCAACGCCTATATCGCCGAGATCGATCGCAAGCTCAGTGAGCAGGTCAACCTGATCCTGCATCACCCGGACTTCCAGAAGCTGGAAGGTGCCTGGCGCGGCTTGCACCATCTGGTGTCCAACACCGAGACGGATCCGCAGCTGAAGATCCGCGTGATCAATCTTTCCAAGAACGACCTCGGTCGCACGCTCAAGCGCTACAAGGGCACGGCCTGGGACCAGAGCCCGATCTTCAAGAAGGTGTACGAAGAGGAATACGGCCAGCTCGGCGGTGAGCCGTACGGTTGCCTCATCGGCGACTATTACTTCGATCACGGCCCACAGGATGTCGAGCTGCTTCGCGGCATGGCTCAGGTAGCCGCCGCCTCGCATGCGCCGTTCATCGCCGCCGCCGCGCCGGGCCTGCTCGGTATGGACGGCTGGAGCGAACTCGCCAATCCGCGCGACCTGGCCAAGATCTATTCGACGCCCGACTACGCGGCATGGCGCTCGCTACGTGATAGCGAAGACGCCAAGTACGTGGCCTTGACCATGCCGCGCACGCTTTCCAGGCTGCCCTACGGCGCCAAGACCGATCCGGTCGACGAGTTCGATTTCGAGGAAGACACCAGTGGCGCCGACTCCACCAAGTACACCTGGCAGAACGCCGCGTATGCGATGGGCGTCAACATCAATCGTTCGTTCAAGCAGTACGGCTGGTGCACGCGTATCCGCGGCGTGGAATCGGGTGGCACAGTAGACAACCTGCCGGCGCACGTCTTCCCGACCGATGACGGTGGCGTCGACATGAAGTGCCCGACGGAAATCGCCATCACGGACCGTCGCTCGGCCGAGCTGGACAAGATGGGCCTGATGCCGGTCGTGCATCGCAAGAATTCCGATATGGCGGCCTTTATCGGCGCCCAGTCGCTGGCCCGCCCGGAGGAGTACGACGATCCCGATGCGACCGCCAACGCGGCACTGAGCGCACGCTTGCCTTACATGTTCGCCTGCTCGCGGTTCGCCCATTACCTGAAGTGCATCGTGCGGGACAAGATCGGCTCGTTCAGCACCCGCGAACAGATGCAGGACTGGCTCACGCGCTGGATCCTCAACTACGTGGACGGCGACCCGGTCAATTCCAACGAAGAGACTAAGGCGCGCAAGCCGCTGGCTGCGGCGCAGGTAGTAGTCGAGGAGGTGGAGGGTAACCCGGGTTACTACACGTCCAAGTTCTACCTCAAGCCGCACTACCAGCTCGAAGGCCTCACGGTGTCGCTGCGTCTGGTTGCACGCCTGCCGTCCGGCAAGGCCGCCTGA
- the tssF gene encoding type VI secretion system baseplate subunit TssF — protein sequence MDPRLLRYYNQELQHVRETGAEFASAYPKIAGRLGMDGMECADPYVERLLEGFAFLSARVQMKMDAQHPVFTQHLLRMLYPQYLAPVPSMTVVEMSPDSGETLPGEGHLVSRGTALRSQIGFGERTACEYRTAHPVNLLPLSLDEARYLSSPAAIAAAGLGVPPGISPRAALRLRFKLAAGVQLDALSFDELPVFFAGAGDLASLLYEQVLGNGMGFSVVAGDAVRHTGQVSIEPRGFTDAEALLPVSDRSFSGYRLLQEYFACPQRFQFAAFTGLRLLLPRSSATTFDIVVWLDRAVARLEKAVDASYLRLFCTPAINLFPRRSDRIHLRDGAAEYHVLADRTRPMDFEVYDVEDVQGFGDSQEPEQSFFPFYGGNARTWHQPASAFYTLRREPRVASQRQRRDGPRSSYVGGEVFLSLVDGREAPYPSSLRQLGMRLLCSNRDLPLHMPVGKGSTDLMLDTDAPVRSIRCVAGPTRPRAAMAEGQAAWKLVSHLQLNYLSLLEHDDGAAALREMLLLYSDEYDASSRRLIEGLREVRSAPIVRRLPIAGPVTYGRGLEIRLTCEDQAFEGSGAFLFGSVMQNFFARYVSLNSFTETVLHTLERNEVARWTARSGTRPIL from the coding sequence ATGGATCCCAGACTTCTCCGCTACTACAACCAGGAACTCCAGCACGTCCGTGAAACGGGCGCGGAGTTCGCCAGCGCGTATCCCAAGATTGCCGGGCGCCTGGGCATGGATGGCATGGAGTGTGCGGATCCCTATGTGGAGCGTCTGCTGGAAGGCTTTGCCTTCCTGTCGGCGCGCGTGCAGATGAAGATGGATGCGCAGCATCCGGTCTTCACCCAACACTTGTTGCGGATGCTGTATCCCCAGTACCTCGCGCCGGTCCCGTCGATGACCGTGGTCGAGATGTCGCCGGATAGTGGCGAAACCCTGCCAGGCGAAGGCCATCTCGTGTCACGCGGCACGGCGCTGCGCAGCCAGATCGGCTTCGGTGAGCGCACAGCCTGTGAATACCGCACGGCCCACCCCGTGAACCTTCTGCCGTTATCGCTGGACGAGGCGCGCTATCTGTCCAGTCCTGCGGCGATCGCGGCGGCGGGACTGGGTGTTCCGCCGGGGATCAGCCCGCGCGCAGCCTTGCGCCTCCGTTTCAAGCTGGCCGCCGGTGTTCAACTGGACGCGCTTTCGTTCGACGAACTGCCGGTCTTCTTCGCCGGCGCGGGGGACCTGGCCAGCCTCTTGTACGAGCAGGTGCTAGGCAACGGCATGGGTTTCTCCGTCGTTGCGGGCGATGCTGTCCGGCATACGGGGCAGGTCAGCATCGAGCCGCGCGGTTTCACGGACGCCGAGGCCTTGCTGCCGGTGAGCGATCGTTCGTTCAGCGGATACCGTCTCCTGCAGGAATACTTTGCCTGTCCCCAGCGTTTCCAGTTTGCCGCCTTTACCGGCCTGCGCCTTCTGCTTCCCCGTTCCAGCGCCACGACTTTCGATATCGTGGTCTGGCTGGACCGGGCCGTAGCGCGCCTTGAAAAAGCAGTCGATGCATCGTACCTGCGGTTGTTCTGCACGCCGGCGATCAACCTCTTCCCGCGACGTTCGGATCGTATCCATCTTCGCGATGGCGCCGCTGAGTATCACGTGCTGGCCGACCGTACGCGCCCGATGGACTTCGAAGTCTACGACGTGGAGGACGTACAGGGCTTCGGCGACAGCCAGGAGCCCGAGCAGAGCTTCTTCCCCTTCTACGGTGGCAACGCACGAACGTGGCACCAGCCGGCGTCGGCGTTCTACACACTGCGCCGCGAGCCGCGTGTGGCATCGCAACGACAACGCCGCGACGGACCACGTTCGAGCTACGTGGGTGGTGAAGTCTTTCTTTCGCTGGTCGACGGACGCGAAGCGCCTTACCCGAGCAGCCTTCGCCAGCTGGGCATGCGCCTGCTATGCAGCAACCGCGACCTGCCGCTGCATATGCCGGTGGGGAAGGGCAGCACGGACCTGATGCTCGACACCGATGCACCTGTGCGGTCGATCCGCTGCGTGGCGGGGCCGACGCGCCCGCGCGCGGCGATGGCGGAAGGGCAGGCGGCGTGGAAGCTGGTCAGCCATCTGCAACTGAACTACCTCTCCCTCCTGGAGCATGACGATGGCGCGGCTGCGCTGCGCGAGATGCTCCTGCTCTATAGCGATGAGTACGACGCGTCCTCGCGCCGCCTGATCGAGGGGCTGCGCGAGGTGCGTTCGGCACCCATCGTGCGCCGCCTTCCTATCGCGGGGCCGGTGACCTATGGCCGTGGCCTCGAAATTCGCCTGACCTGTGAGGACCAGGCCTTTGAAGGCAGCGGTGCCTTCCTGTTCGGCTCGGTGATGCAGAACTTCTTCGCACGGTACGTCTCGCTGAATTCGTTCACCGAGACGGTGCTGCATACCCTTGAACGCAATGAGGTGGCACGGTGGACGGCTCGTTCCGGCACGCGCCCGATTCTGTAG
- a CDS encoding YfbM family protein, which produces MSMIGYFRRLNPATAQLAMTDAASADHLFTGSGAEGELDVDKAWHAIHFVLNGEPWPNPGLLSQVVFGGEPFGDDLGYGPARHLDPMTVKAIAEELRDIDPDAIVAAVDLSRLDDAEIYSGEWAANGDGSRRYIKDNLRALCTFYATAAARDEAVVAWLG; this is translated from the coding sequence ATGTCGATGATCGGTTACTTTCGCCGCCTCAATCCAGCAACCGCCCAGCTCGCGATGACCGATGCCGCGTCGGCCGATCATCTGTTCACCGGGTCCGGCGCCGAGGGCGAGCTTGATGTCGACAAGGCATGGCACGCGATCCACTTCGTATTGAACGGGGAGCCATGGCCAAATCCCGGATTGCTCTCGCAGGTCGTTTTTGGCGGTGAACCTTTCGGCGATGACCTCGGCTACGGCCCTGCGCGACATCTCGATCCCATGACCGTCAAAGCCATCGCCGAGGAGCTACGCGACATCGACCCTGATGCAATCGTCGCTGCCGTCGATCTGTCGCGCCTTGATGATGCGGAGATCTACTCGGGTGAGTGGGCCGCAAACGGCGATGGCAGTCGCCGCTACATCAAGGACAATCTCCGCGCGCTTTGCACCTTCTACGCGACCGCGGCGGCACGCGACGAGGCAGTGGTGGCCTGGCTCGGCTGA
- a CDS encoding Gfo/Idh/MocA family protein: MSLGMGLVGPGFIAAHHLDAVRRLGDVEIVGIAGSSLDSATRRARELNAGKAYANYRDLLADPAVHVVHNTTPNYLHREVSLAALRAGKHVISDKPLAASVQEARELYEAARDANLGHVVTFNYRGYPLVQQARAMIAKGDIGQSVFVHGCYLQDWLTDERAYTWRLDPKLGGASSALGDIGSHWCDLAEHVTGARITAVLADLQTVVPQREGADGTRHDITSEDLASVLLRFDNGVRGCVTVGQVLPGHKNDLRLEVNGRDGSLAWRQEQPNELWIGHHAKANAVLTRDPSLLDPSARAYAHLPAGHPEAWADAFRNVIADAYTWIRSGAKPDTKPDALPTFAHGYRNSLLVDAMLTSHAAGGVWQTVDDPLEPTRTTRTRG, encoded by the coding sequence ATGAGCCTCGGCATGGGACTCGTCGGCCCCGGCTTCATCGCCGCCCATCACCTCGATGCCGTGCGGCGCCTGGGTGACGTCGAGATCGTCGGCATCGCCGGCTCGAGCCTCGACTCCGCCACCCGCCGCGCACGCGAACTCAACGCCGGAAAGGCTTACGCGAATTACCGCGACCTGCTCGCCGATCCCGCCGTGCATGTGGTGCACAACACCACACCCAACTACCTGCATCGCGAGGTGTCGCTGGCTGCGTTGCGCGCGGGCAAGCACGTGATCTCGGACAAGCCCCTGGCCGCCTCGGTGCAGGAAGCCCGCGAGCTCTATGAAGCGGCGCGCGATGCCAACCTCGGTCACGTCGTCACGTTCAACTACCGCGGCTATCCCCTCGTGCAACAGGCACGCGCGATGATCGCCAAGGGCGATATCGGGCAAAGCGTTTTCGTTCACGGCTGCTATCTGCAGGACTGGCTCACCGACGAACGCGCGTACACATGGCGCCTCGATCCGAAGCTGGGCGGTGCCAGTTCCGCGCTCGGGGATATCGGCTCGCACTGGTGCGACCTGGCCGAGCACGTCACCGGCGCGCGCATCACCGCTGTACTGGCCGACCTGCAGACGGTGGTACCCCAACGCGAAGGCGCCGACGGAACGCGACACGACATCACGAGCGAAGACCTCGCCAGCGTGCTGCTCCGCTTCGACAACGGCGTCCGTGGCTGCGTCACCGTTGGCCAGGTGCTGCCCGGCCACAAAAACGATCTCCGCCTGGAGGTCAACGGGCGCGACGGCTCGCTGGCGTGGCGCCAGGAACAGCCCAACGAACTCTGGATCGGTCACCACGCGAAGGCGAACGCGGTGCTCACGCGCGACCCGTCGCTGCTGGACCCTTCCGCTCGCGCTTACGCGCACCTGCCCGCTGGCCATCCCGAAGCCTGGGCAGATGCGTTCCGCAACGTGATCGCTGACGCTTACACGTGGATCCGTAGCGGTGCGAAGCCGGACACGAAACCCGATGCCTTGCCCACGTTCGCCCACGGCTACCGCAACAGCCTGCTGGTGGACGCCATGCTGACGAGTCACGCCGCTGGCGGTGTGTGGCAGACCGTCGACGACCCTCTCGAACCCACACGTACCACGAGGACACGCGGATGA
- the tssE gene encoding type VI secretion system baseplate subunit TssE, whose amino-acid sequence MAELTTQERLQPSLLDRLRDDEPHVAQESRDKRVITAARLREYVVRDLGWLFNCTRHWSSDELAGLPYVETSVLDYGIPDLTGAAIAGLDIDVLRQRIRAAISTFEPRLDPSTLHVDVKADTARMDRLTLSFSIEATMWAQPLPLNLYLKTEVDLETARFSVFDGLG is encoded by the coding sequence ATGGCCGAGCTGACCACCCAGGAGCGACTGCAGCCCTCGCTGCTGGATCGCCTGCGCGACGACGAACCCCACGTCGCGCAGGAGAGCCGGGACAAGCGTGTGATCACGGCCGCGCGTCTACGCGAGTACGTCGTGCGCGACCTGGGCTGGCTGTTCAATTGCACGCGCCACTGGTCCTCGGACGAGCTGGCCGGGTTGCCGTATGTCGAGACCTCGGTCCTCGACTACGGCATTCCGGATCTGACCGGTGCGGCGATCGCCGGGCTCGATATCGACGTGCTACGCCAGCGGATTCGCGCTGCGATCTCGACCTTTGAACCACGCCTGGACCCATCCACGTTGCATGTGGACGTCAAGGCCGACACCGCGCGGATGGACCGTCTGACGCTGTCGTTCAGCATCGAAGCGACGATGTGGGCACAGCCCTTGCCCCTCAACCTTTACCTGAAGACCGAGGTCGATCTGGAAACGGCACGTTTCAGCGTTTTCGACGGCCTCGGCTGA
- a CDS encoding Hcp family type VI secretion system effector codes for MAFDMHLKFGPGQVKIEGASNHAKHKDQVPIIAWSWGASNSGNLHTGAGYASGGKANVQDITITKFVDSCSNALLNAVCTGARVDSATLYVTNATGEQTDFVTIELTEGVMITSVSTGGSGGDERLTENITLHFGKFKYSFQPQDDKGKATGGTKDFTYDMQQVKGTA; via the coding sequence ATGGCTTTCGACATGCATCTCAAGTTCGGCCCCGGTCAGGTAAAGATCGAGGGTGCTTCCAACCATGCCAAGCACAAGGACCAGGTGCCGATCATCGCCTGGTCGTGGGGCGCGAGTAACTCGGGCAACCTGCATACCGGCGCGGGCTACGCCTCGGGCGGCAAGGCGAACGTACAGGACATCACGATCACCAAGTTCGTCGACTCCTGCTCCAACGCACTGCTCAATGCGGTCTGCACCGGTGCGCGTGTCGACAGCGCCACGCTCTACGTCACCAATGCGACGGGCGAACAGACCGACTTCGTGACCATCGAGCTGACCGAGGGCGTCATGATTACCTCGGTGTCGACCGGCGGCAGCGGCGGCGACGAGCGCCTGACGGAAAACATCACCCTGCATTTCGGCAAGTTCAAGTACTCGTTCCAGCCCCAGGACGACAAGGGCAAGGCGACGGGTGGCACCAAGGACTTCACCTACGACATGCAGCAGGTGAAGGGCACGGCCTGA
- the tssG gene encoding type VI secretion system baseplate subunit TssG, with product MDGSFRHAPDSVALLEALRADPSSFDWFGALRRIECVYKEHPRLGYSVRPADDPVRLAHTPSLAFATRSIDRVETAEDLPPRIHSLMLGLWGPNGALPLHLTEYALERERLARDRTFTAFADVFHHRMLSLFYRAWADAQPTVQMDRPEEDAFAHFLGALVGIDSPSLAGRDALPDRFRRYMAGRIVAQARNAEGLVALLAAFFAVQVQLEEFAVAWLPLPDEGRLRVGTAMAGLGTTAVLGAAVRSAQHRFRIRLGPMAFADYRRFLPGGEALGELLAAVRFYVGDALDWDVQLVLRRDEVPLTHLGRGARMGLSAWMGRFAGPGDADNLVLQPLSVSHRSRMPS from the coding sequence GTGGACGGCTCGTTCCGGCACGCGCCCGATTCTGTAGCGCTGCTCGAGGCGCTGCGTGCCGACCCGTCGTCGTTCGACTGGTTCGGGGCATTGCGGCGAATCGAGTGCGTCTATAAGGAGCATCCGCGGCTCGGTTATTCCGTGCGTCCGGCGGACGATCCCGTTCGCCTCGCGCATACGCCTTCGCTGGCTTTTGCAACGCGTAGCATCGACCGCGTCGAGACCGCTGAAGACCTGCCGCCGCGTATCCACAGCCTGATGCTGGGCTTGTGGGGGCCGAACGGCGCGTTGCCCCTGCACCTCACCGAGTACGCGCTGGAGCGTGAGCGACTCGCCCGCGACCGGACGTTCACCGCCTTCGCGGACGTGTTCCATCACCGCATGCTCAGCCTCTTCTACCGCGCCTGGGCCGATGCACAGCCGACCGTGCAGATGGATCGACCCGAGGAGGATGCCTTTGCGCACTTCCTCGGCGCGCTGGTGGGCATCGACAGCCCGTCGCTGGCCGGACGCGATGCCTTGCCCGATCGGTTCCGCCGCTACATGGCCGGGCGCATCGTTGCCCAGGCGCGGAATGCCGAAGGCCTCGTGGCCTTGCTTGCCGCCTTCTTCGCCGTGCAGGTGCAGCTCGAGGAATTCGCAGTGGCCTGGCTGCCCCTGCCTGACGAGGGGCGCCTGCGTGTGGGCACGGCCATGGCTGGGCTAGGTACGACGGCGGTGCTCGGTGCCGCCGTGCGTAGCGCGCAGCATCGCTTTCGTATCCGCCTGGGGCCCATGGCGTTTGCCGATTACCGACGCTTCCTTCCCGGTGGTGAAGCCCTCGGCGAGTTGCTTGCCGCCGTGCGTTTCTATGTGGGAGACGCACTGGACTGGGACGTCCAACTGGTGCTTCGGCGCGACGAGGTGCCGCTGACGCATCTCGGACGCGGCGCCCGGATGGGCTTGTCCGCGTGGATGGGCCGGTTCGCCGGTCCTGGCGACGCCGACAACCTCGTCCTGCAACCCCTTTCTGTTTCACATCGATCGAGGATGCCATCGTGA
- a CDS encoding Gfo/Idh/MocA family protein, which translates to MTDEKKIENLSRRTFVTSAAVAATGLMIVPRHVLGGPGHTAPSDRLNIAGIGVGGMGAHNIRNLAGQNIVALCDVDWGYTEKSFRKMFAGMAQTQARIDKAPTATKRRELQEDLVNTNLLARKFDSIKRYTDYRRMLEQQNDIDAVVIATPDHLHAVIASAAMSLGKHVYLQKPLTWSIDEARYLSKKATDNPRIVTQMGNQGHSTDDARLINEYIAAGAIGEVREVHVWTNRPLGYWPQGIPRPQARPKPDDASWDLGAVTDRLATAMAGNYPMPQGLAWDLFLGPGPVVEYHPIYHPFNWRGWVDWGVGAIGDMGAHLIDSPFWSLDLGFPTSVETVSTPFNKDSYPSATMTYYDFPARGSMPPVRLTWYDGALLPPGLEALGSEQMSKDGGVLYVGDKGKLIHETYGANPRLLPQSLHDAVGTPPRKLARITTSHEMNWVEACKGKAEASSPFAYGARLTEVMLLGIVSLRAGGRIDYDAANMRVTNKPEANAFLRRDYRAGWSLL; encoded by the coding sequence ATGACTGACGAAAAGAAGATCGAGAACCTCTCCCGTCGAACCTTCGTCACCAGCGCGGCGGTCGCCGCGACCGGGTTGATGATCGTGCCCCGCCATGTCCTCGGTGGGCCCGGCCATACGGCGCCCAGCGATCGACTGAACATCGCCGGCATCGGCGTGGGCGGCATGGGCGCGCACAATATCCGGAATCTGGCCGGCCAAAACATCGTCGCCCTGTGTGACGTCGACTGGGGCTATACCGAGAAGTCCTTCCGCAAGATGTTCGCCGGCATGGCGCAAACCCAGGCCCGGATCGACAAGGCCCCGACGGCCACGAAGCGCCGGGAGCTCCAGGAGGACCTCGTGAACACGAACCTCCTCGCCCGAAAATTCGATTCGATCAAGCGATATACCGACTACCGCCGCATGCTCGAGCAGCAGAATGACATCGACGCAGTCGTCATCGCCACACCAGACCACCTGCATGCGGTGATCGCCAGCGCGGCAATGAGTCTGGGCAAGCACGTGTACCTGCAAAAGCCGCTGACCTGGTCGATCGACGAAGCACGGTATCTGTCCAAGAAGGCCACCGACAATCCGCGGATCGTCACGCAGATGGGCAATCAGGGGCATTCGACCGACGATGCCCGCTTGATCAATGAGTACATCGCGGCGGGAGCGATCGGCGAGGTTCGCGAAGTCCATGTGTGGACAAATCGCCCGCTTGGCTACTGGCCGCAGGGCATTCCACGCCCCCAAGCCCGGCCGAAGCCGGACGACGCGAGCTGGGATCTGGGCGCAGTGACGGATCGCCTTGCCACGGCCATGGCCGGTAATTACCCGATGCCGCAGGGCCTGGCGTGGGATCTCTTCCTGGGCCCCGGCCCGGTCGTCGAATACCACCCCATCTACCATCCGTTCAATTGGCGCGGCTGGGTCGACTGGGGTGTCGGTGCCATTGGCGACATGGGCGCCCATCTGATCGATTCGCCGTTCTGGTCGCTGGACCTTGGCTTTCCGACGTCCGTGGAAACGGTCTCGACGCCGTTCAACAAGGACTCGTACCCCTCGGCGACCATGACCTACTACGACTTCCCGGCGCGCGGCAGCATGCCGCCGGTGCGGCTCACCTGGTACGACGGCGCCCTGCTCCCGCCCGGCCTCGAGGCGTTGGGATCCGAACAGATGAGCAAGGACGGCGGCGTCCTCTACGTCGGTGACAAGGGCAAGCTGATTCACGAGACCTACGGCGCGAACCCGCGGCTGCTGCCACAGTCACTGCACGATGCGGTGGGCACGCCTCCGCGGAAGCTCGCTCGCATCACCACCTCGCATGAAATGAACTGGGTGGAGGCCTGCAAAGGCAAAGCCGAGGCATCGTCGCCCTTCGCATACGGCGCGCGGCTGACCGAGGTCATGCTCCTGGGCATCGTGTCCCTGCGCGCGGGCGGCCGGATCGACTACGACGCGGCCAACATGCGCGTGACCAACAAGCCCGAAGCCAACGCCTTCCTGCGTCGCGACTATCGCGCTGGCTGGTCGCTGCTCTAG